One Rhipicephalus microplus isolate Deutch F79 chromosome 4, USDA_Rmic, whole genome shotgun sequence genomic window carries:
- the LOC142814776 gene encoding metaxin-2-like has translation MPSVLLADSIAVELGANQPWPDDAKLLQSFEKSQVLLPESTSSLGVQTFLRMAGLDHEVEMRPNVESISPSGNVPVLKCGPFVIAEMDSIVAFVNTKVRHCRLQRGSFNFVLR, from the exons ATGCCTTCAGTACTTTTGGCTGACTCAATCGCTGTTGAGCTGGGCG ccaACCAGCCGTGGCCCGATGATGCTAAGTTGCTGCAGTCTTTCGAAA agtcccaGGTACTTCTCCCTGAAAGTACGAGTTCACTGGGCGTCCAGACATTCCTGCGGATGGCCGGCCTCGACCACGAAGTGGAAATGCGTCCCAACGTAGAAAGCATTTCGCCCTCGG gcaatgTGCCGGTGCTCAAGTGTGGTCCATTCGTCATTGCCGAGATGGACTCCATTGTGGCATTTGTCAATACAAAGGTTAGGCATTGTCGGCTTCAGCGCGGCTCTTTCAATTTTGTACTGCGTTAA
- the LOC119161426 gene encoding uncharacterized protein LOC119161426 isoform X1, which translates to MTRVLVAGDSMVKYVDQYFPSCRGLSVSVAAHRGIRIEHLLSMIADKLASFDVVIVHVGTNNTVDSVNMCMDKYRQLAQGIIESNPTLHVAFSAILPRGQNRYRQGEEQLCDVCHLNDHYRNVNAALAQLCLERGFTILDSLVDSWPGFLSRDGVHPSRLGNKVLADFLYREACALSTQLERRHIQQSYKESKASAWSGWARQEHFSINLEVDFPALGPVHCGLTLLSSHQEVG; encoded by the coding sequence ATGACGCGTGTGTTAGTAGCGGGCGATTCAATGGTGAAATACGTCGACCAGTATTTCCCATCGTGCCGTGGCTTGTCTGTTAGCGTTGCCGCACACAGAGGAATAAGGATTGAGCACTTGCTCTCAATGATTGCTGACAAGCTGGCCAGTTTTGATGTTGTCATTGTACATGTTGGCACGAACAACACTGTTGACAGTGTCAACATGTGCATGGACAAATATCGCCAGCTCGCTCAGGGAATCATCGAAAGCAATCCCACGTTGCATGTAGCTTTTTCTGCCATTCTTCCTCGGGGGCAGAATCGGTACCGCCAAGGGGAAGAACAGTTGTGTGATGTTTGTCATTTGAATGACCACTACAGGAATGTGAATGCCGCACTCGCACAGCTTTGCCTGGAGAGGGGCTTCACTATCCTGGATAGTCTTGTGGACAGCTGGCCTGGATTCCTGAGCAGGGATGGTGTCCACCCCAGCCGGCTTGGCAACAAGGTGCTGGCAGACTTCCTGTACCGTGAGGCCTGTGCCTTGTCCACCCAACTAGAGAGGAGACACATCCAACAGTCCTACAAGGAGTCCAAGGCATCTGCATGGAGTGGGTGGGCTCGGCAGGAGCACTTTTCCATCAACTTGGAAGTCGATTTTCCAGCACTTG
- the LOC119161426 gene encoding uncharacterized protein LOC119161426 isoform X2, whose protein sequence is MTRVLVAGDSMVKYVDQYFPSCRGLSVSVAAHRGIRIEHLLSMIADKLASFDVVIVHVGTNNTVDSVNMCMDKYRQLAQGIIESNPTLHVAFSAILPRGQNRYRQGEEQLCDVCHLNDHYRNVNAALAQLCLERGFTILDSLVDSWPGFLSRDGVHPSRLGNKVLADFLYREACALSTQLERRHIQQSYKESKASAWSPVHCGLTLLSSHQEVG, encoded by the coding sequence ATGACGCGTGTGTTAGTAGCGGGCGATTCAATGGTGAAATACGTCGACCAGTATTTCCCATCGTGCCGTGGCTTGTCTGTTAGCGTTGCCGCACACAGAGGAATAAGGATTGAGCACTTGCTCTCAATGATTGCTGACAAGCTGGCCAGTTTTGATGTTGTCATTGTACATGTTGGCACGAACAACACTGTTGACAGTGTCAACATGTGCATGGACAAATATCGCCAGCTCGCTCAGGGAATCATCGAAAGCAATCCCACGTTGCATGTAGCTTTTTCTGCCATTCTTCCTCGGGGGCAGAATCGGTACCGCCAAGGGGAAGAACAGTTGTGTGATGTTTGTCATTTGAATGACCACTACAGGAATGTGAATGCCGCACTCGCACAGCTTTGCCTGGAGAGGGGCTTCACTATCCTGGATAGTCTTGTGGACAGCTGGCCTGGATTCCTGAGCAGGGATGGTGTCCACCCCAGCCGGCTTGGCAACAAGGTGCTGGCAGACTTCCTGTACCGTGAGGCCTGTGCCTTGTCCACCCAACTAGAGAGGAGACACATCCAACAGTCCTACAAGGAGTCCAAGGCATCTGCATGGA